A section of the Triticum dicoccoides isolate Atlit2015 ecotype Zavitan chromosome 7A, WEW_v2.0, whole genome shotgun sequence genome encodes:
- the LOC119334269 gene encoding chaperone protein dnaJ 8, chloroplastic-like: MAVAGGGVVLSLRGPSASASPAAGRLRRVSSSPAVRCGATRERMPAAPPYGVLEEDHYRTLRLQPGASRGEVKKAFHRLALQYHPDVVRRGGGDGRQDDAIDFERINAAYQTVMRNMQEAEATLEYWRRRYGLADADLDRYRHYLNDDDEDDWFSDF, from the coding sequence ATGGCCGTCGCCGGAGGAGGAGTGGTGCTGAGCCTGCGCGGCCCGTCGGCCTCGGcgtcgccggcggcggggcggctgcgTAGGGTGTCGTCGTCGCCGGCGGTGAGGTGCGGGGCGACGCGGGAAAGGATGCCGGCGGCGCCCCCGTACGGGGTGCTGGAGGAGGACCACTACCGCACTTTGAGGCTGCAGCCGGGCGCCTCCAGGGGCGAGGTCAAGAAGGCCTTCCACCGCCTCGCGCTGCAGTACCACCCGGACGTCGTGCGCCGGGGCGGCGGGGACGGACGCCAAGACGACGCCATCGACTTCGAGCGGATCAACGCGGCGTACCAGACGGTGATGCGCAACATGCAGGAGGCGGAGGCGACGCTCGAGTACTGGCGCCGCCGCTACGGCCTCGCCGACGCGGACCTCGACCGCTACCGCCACTACCtcaacgacgacgacgaggacgactGGTTCTCCGACTTCTGA